The sequence CAACAAGCCGGCCTACTTTTCGCGCCGCATCCTGGACCACCTCGGCGTGGGCGATCTCTTCCCTGTCCTGTACGGCCCCGACCTGGCGCCCGCGAAGCCCGACCCGGAGATGGCGCGGCGCTGTCTGACGGAGCTGGGCTGCGAGCCGCACGAGGCGATCCTGGTCGGCGACATGCTCGTGGACCACGAAACGGCGCGCCGCGCCGGCATCCCCTTCTTCGCCGTCCCTACCGGTTCTGAGTCGCGCGAAGCGCTCTTATCGGCCGGCGCGGAGCGTTTCCTGGAGCGCTTCGAGGACCTGCTTACCTGCCTGCCTCCCCTCTCCGGCGGAGAGAAGCCGGATTCTCAGAACCCTCCCCTCCAGCCGGTCTCCGGGTCATAGCGGAACAGGTGGATGCGTCCGGTCGGGCCGTACACCACCACGGCGGCGACGCGTTCCCCGTCGGTCAGGTAGAGAGTCCCACCGGACACCGATCCCGAGGGGGAGAAGCTCACGAGATCGGCGCTGCCGAACTTCACCGGATCCTGCGGCGTGGGGATCGTCCCGGCGCCCGGCGGCACCTGCGGTACCGCGGTCGCGGGCAGCCCGATGCGAATCCCCTCGTGTCGCTGCGCCGGATCGCAAGGCCCCTCCACCCGCGGGTCCCTGCCCGAGAGAATCTCGGCGGTTCTGATGCCGTTGCCGTTGCCGTCGCGCGCCAGCTCGCACGTCCATCCCGCCGTCGCGGCGGTGAAGCGCACGCCGTAGGCGCGACCTTCGGAGACGGCGCGCTGGCGCAAGCCGCGGAACAGCAGCGCCGTCTCCAGCGAGGCGGCGTGCAGTCGCTCGCGCGCCACCGTCCGTGCCACCAGCGGCACCGCCGTCGCGATCAGCGCCGCGAGGAGGGCCATCGCCGCCAGGGATTCCAGCAGCGAGAACCCGGTCGCGGGGATCCCGCCGGAGCGCGCTTCCCTCTCAACGCGAGCTCCGACGGGGTTCCCCGGGGCCGGCCTACTTCCCCGATCCGACCATGACGCGGTCGCGGATCCTCTCGAGCGTCTTCTCGCCGATGCCCTGGACATTGAGCAGATCCTCCACCCGCTTGAACGGGCCGTTCTTCTCGCGGTACTCGATGATCCGCTTGGCGTAGGAAGGGCCGATGCCGGGCAGCGTGGCGAGGTCGTCGGCGCTGGCGGCGTTGATGTTGAGGCGCGCCGCCTTCTCCTCGGTGGCGGCCGAGTACACCGTGGCCGGCGCCGCGAGCAGCGCCAGCGCAACCAGGGCGCCCAGCGCCAGGCAGGCGCCCGTCTTCTTCCACATCGTCTTCATTCACGTTCTCCTCTGGGTTGGTGCGTTAGGGAAAAACTCCGGGAGCCGGGGTGGGTGGATCGGACGAAAGGACCGCATCACCTCCTTTCCCTGGAATCACGACAAAAATCTTGGGGGAGGGGGGATCGACGGATCCCCCTTCCGCGCCCCGCAAGGACCCTCCGAGCGATGGAGAGCCGATCGGTTAGTGGGATCCCTGCGCTCCCCCAAGCTTCGAATGCAGATTCTCCGGCCCCGCGGGCCGCGGCTCGGCGAGACGATCCAGCCGTGTCTTCAGCCCGGACAGGCCGAGGCACAGGAACAGGAAGCCATCCGTCTCGTCGCAGACTTTGAAGAGCGGATCCACGGTCAGCGTGAACCGTTTCCCGCCCAGAAGGAGCGGCACGCGCTCGCCGCCGAGGGCTCTCAGCACCAGAAGCTCCAGGTCCTTGCGCGACATTGCCGGTGAAGCCATCGTCTCCTCCTCGCGGGGGGACCAAGGCAAGCGCAATGCCAGCGCGGCGCGCATCGTGCGGCGCTCGCGGGGCGAGGGGGGCAAGTTCAGAGAAATGCACGTGATAGGACGCGAGGAGACCGCCAGGCGGGCGAGTCACGCGCGCGCGGACGCGGAGTACGGCGCGTTCGCGCGGGGACGCGGGATGGTCGCGCTGTTACGAGATGCTCAGAGCCGGACGCTCTCGGCCCATAGAATGCCGCTGAGGGAGCGGATGCGCTCCAGCAGATCGGGGCTCACGGGGCTGTCGAGGTTGAAGATGGCGATCGCCTTGCCGCCGGTGTGGTCCCGACCCAGGGAAAGCGAGGCGATGTTGATCGCGGCCTGCCCCAGGAGGGTGCCGAGGACCCCTACCATCCCCGGGCGGTCGTCGTTGGAGCAGATGAGCATCTCACCGGCGGGCACCGCGTCGAAGCGGAACTCGTCGAGACGCACCAGCCGGGCCTCGTGCTTGCCGAACAGCGTACCGGCAATGGTCCGGTCGCCGGAGGCGGTCGTCACGCGTGTCGCGACGAGGGAGGTGTAGTCCGAAGGATCGGAGGCGCGCACTTCCTGCACCCGGATCCCCATCTCGCGCGCCAGCAGGGGGGCATTGATCAGGTTGACCGGCTGGGTGACCACGCCCTCCAGGAAGCCCTTCAGCACCGCGGCGACCAGCAGCGTGACGGGATGCTCCAGCAGCGCGCCGCTGAGCTCCACCGTCAGGTCGCGGGCCGCGGCCGGCGCCAGCCGCGCCTGAAAGCGTCCCAGCTTTTCCGACAGCTCGATCCAGGGGGCGATGACACGGAACACCTCCGGCTCGATCGCATCCGCGTTCACAGCCCCGGCCACCGAGCCTCTTTGCAGATACGCAATCATCTGCTCGGCGATGCGCACCGCCACCTTCTCCTGCGCCTCCACCGTGGAAGCCCCCAGGTGCGGCGTCGCCACCACCTCGTCGCGCGCGGCAAGCGGGTGAGAGGAAGCAGGCGGCTCCTTCTCGAAGACGTCCAGCGCCGCGCCCGCCACCTTCCCCTGATCCAGCGCACGCGCCAGAGCCGCCTCGTCGACGATCCCGCCGCGGGCGCAGTTCACGATGCGGATACCCGGCTTGCAGCGCTGCAGCGTCTCCGCTCCCAGGAGATGGCGGGTCTGATCATTGAGAGGAACGTGCAGGGTGAGGAAGTCGGAGACCGCCAGCAGATCGGGCAACGGCAGCATGGTGAAGCCGAGGCGCGAGGAGACCTCCTCCGGCAGGAACGGGTCGAAGCCGCGCACCTCCATGCCGAAGGCCCGGGCCCGGGCGGCCACCTCGCGGCCCACCTTTCCCAGGCCGATCACGCCGAGGGTCTTGCCGTACAGCTCGACCCCCATGAAGCGGCCCCGCTCCCATCGTCCCGCCTTGATCGACCGATCGGCGGCGGGGATGTTGCGGGCCAGCGCCAGCATCAGCGACAGGGTGTGCTCCGCCGCAGCGATGGTGTTCTCGCCGGGCGCGTTCATCACCACCACGCCGCGGCGCGTGGCGGCGGCGACATCGATGTTGTCGACCCCGGTGCCGGCGCGCCCCACCACGCGCAGCCTGGCTCCGGCATCGAGCAGCGCCTCCGTGACTTTCGTCTCGGAGCGCACCACGAGCCCCACCGCCTCCTTCAGGGCGGCCGTCAGGTCCCCGGTTGTCCCCGCGTCACGGCGCACCACCTCCCACCCGGCGCGGCGGAAGATCTCGGCGCACACCTCGGCGACCGGATCTGCGATCAGGATCGTGTCGCGGCTCATGCGGCGAGCAGCTCGTCCAGCAGCGACAGCAGCGCCTCCACCTCCTGCACCGTGTGCTCCCCCATGTGGCCGATCCGGAAGGTGACTTCCTTGAGGTCCCCGTAGCCGTTGGAGATCTG comes from Candidatus Polarisedimenticolia bacterium and encodes:
- a CDS encoding helix-hairpin-helix domain-containing protein; this encodes MKTMWKKTGACLALGALVALALLAAPATVYSAATEEKAARLNINAASADDLATLPGIGPSYAKRIIEYREKNGPFKRVEDLLNVQGIGEKTLERIRDRVMVGSGK
- the serA gene encoding phosphoglycerate dehydrogenase; translated protein: MSRDTILIADPVAEVCAEIFRRAGWEVVRRDAGTTGDLTAALKEAVGLVVRSETKVTEALLDAGARLRVVGRAGTGVDNIDVAAATRRGVVVMNAPGENTIAAAEHTLSLMLALARNIPAADRSIKAGRWERGRFMGVELYGKTLGVIGLGKVGREVAARARAFGMEVRGFDPFLPEEVSSRLGFTMLPLPDLLAVSDFLTLHVPLNDQTRHLLGAETLQRCKPGIRIVNCARGGIVDEAALARALDQGKVAGAALDVFEKEPPASSHPLAARDEVVATPHLGASTVEAQEKVAVRIAEQMIAYLQRGSVAGAVNADAIEPEVFRVIAPWIELSEKLGRFQARLAPAAARDLTVELSGALLEHPVTLLVAAVLKGFLEGVVTQPVNLINAPLLAREMGIRVQEVRASDPSDYTSLVATRVTTASGDRTIAGTLFGKHEARLVRLDEFRFDAVPAGEMLICSNDDRPGMVGVLGTLLGQAAINIASLSLGRDHTGGKAIAIFNLDSPVSPDLLERIRSLSGILWAESVRL
- a CDS encoding HAD family hydrolase yields the protein YEAIAESLNAARSAFALPSFTHAQVVRRVGHGLESLMAEALGEENVAEGVRIFRDRYRLVCLEKSRLLPGVAATLRALAARGYCMAVITNKPAYFSRRILDHLGVGDLFPVLYGPDLAPAKPDPEMARRCLTELGCEPHEAILVGDMLVDHETARRAGIPFFAVPTGSESREALLSAGAERFLERFEDLLTCLPPLSGGEKPDSQNPPLQPVSGS